From one Catellatospora sp. IY07-71 genomic stretch:
- a CDS encoding amidohydrolase family protein, translating into MHELVLRGGTVIDGLGGPAVVADVAISGERVTAVGAELGPARRELDVTGLVVAPGFIDPHSHSDMVPLMAEPQPFKLLQGVTTEIVGNCGFSFAPLDAGGIEAAGALFAEIAGPVPVSPLDFAGYLAAVDAAGSANHIAALVGHNTLRVQANGMDETLRPGALEQMCRLADEAFAAGAIGLSSGLIYPPGSYGDTEELVALARVAHRWNRPYTTHMRNEDDRLAEALDEAIAIATRARVRLQVSHCKVAGRANHGGAKMLLSKLHDARLAGVDVRGDVYPYRAGGTFLNALLPGSAQVGGTAALRARLADPAARAALRAQAEDLTQPNGFWARVTPADVLVTTHLARPDAIGRTLDGLAGGGDAFDTLCELLIADPGAGMVITMMAEEDVETIMADPLVGIGSDNGPPVGLQHPRTWGCFPRVLGEYVRERGVLTLPEAVRKMTSAIADQFGLAGRGFVGAGAAADLVVFDPATIGHEGTYEVPDVRPVGVVHVLLAGHPVVVGGDYAGERHGRVLRG; encoded by the coding sequence ATGCACGAGCTGGTACTGCGCGGTGGCACCGTCATCGACGGACTCGGCGGCCCGGCCGTCGTCGCGGACGTGGCGATCTCCGGCGAGCGGGTGACGGCTGTCGGTGCCGAGCTCGGCCCGGCCCGCCGCGAGCTGGACGTGACCGGACTGGTCGTCGCGCCCGGGTTCATCGACCCGCACAGCCACTCGGACATGGTGCCGCTGATGGCCGAGCCGCAGCCGTTCAAGCTGCTCCAGGGCGTCACCACGGAGATCGTCGGCAACTGCGGGTTCTCGTTCGCGCCGCTGGACGCGGGGGGCATCGAAGCCGCGGGCGCGCTGTTCGCCGAGATCGCGGGCCCGGTGCCGGTGTCGCCGCTGGACTTCGCCGGATACCTGGCCGCCGTCGACGCGGCGGGCTCGGCCAACCACATCGCCGCGCTGGTCGGGCACAACACGCTGCGCGTGCAGGCCAACGGTATGGACGAGACGCTGCGCCCCGGCGCGCTGGAGCAGATGTGCCGGCTCGCCGACGAGGCGTTCGCGGCGGGCGCGATCGGCCTGTCCAGCGGCCTGATCTACCCGCCGGGCAGCTACGGCGACACCGAGGAGCTGGTCGCGCTGGCCCGGGTCGCGCACCGGTGGAACCGGCCGTACACCACGCACATGCGCAACGAGGACGACCGCCTGGCCGAGGCGCTCGACGAAGCGATCGCGATCGCCACTCGGGCAAGGGTGCGCTTGCAGGTGTCCCACTGCAAGGTCGCCGGGCGGGCCAACCACGGCGGCGCGAAGATGCTGCTGTCCAAGCTGCACGACGCCCGGCTGGCGGGGGTGGACGTACGCGGCGACGTGTACCCGTACCGCGCGGGCGGCACCTTCCTCAACGCCCTGCTGCCGGGCTCGGCACAGGTCGGCGGCACGGCGGCGCTGCGGGCCCGGCTGGCCGACCCGGCCGCGCGGGCGGCACTGCGGGCGCAGGCCGAGGACCTCACCCAGCCCAACGGCTTCTGGGCCCGGGTCACCCCGGCCGACGTGCTGGTCACCACGCACCTGGCCCGGCCGGACGCGATCGGGCGCACGCTGGACGGGCTGGCGGGCGGCGGCGACGCCTTCGACACCCTGTGTGAGCTGCTCATCGCCGATCCCGGCGCGGGCATGGTCATCACGATGATGGCCGAGGAGGACGTCGAGACGATCATGGCGGACCCGCTGGTCGGCATCGGCTCCGACAACGGGCCGCCGGTGGGGTTGCAGCACCCGCGCACCTGGGGCTGCTTCCCGCGGGTGCTGGGGGAGTACGTGCGCGAGCGCGGCGTGCTCACCCTGCCCGAGGCGGTACGCAAGATGACCTCGGCGATCGCCGACCAGTTCGGCCTGGCCGGGCGCGGGTTCGTGGGCGCGGGCGCGGCAGCGGACCTGGTGGTCTTCGATCCGGCGACGATCGGCCATGAGGGCACGTACGAGGTGCCCGACGTGCGCCCGGTCGGGGTGGTGCACGTGCTGCTCGCGGGCCACCCGGTGGTCGTCGGCGGCGACTACGCCGGCGAGCGCCACGGCCGCGTCCTGCGCGGCTGA
- the menC gene encoding o-succinylbenzoate synthase, giving the protein MKVTGFELRRIAMPLVSPFRTSFGVERDRDVLLVRAVTEEGAEGWGECVAMSAPLYSSEYVDAAAEVVRRYLVPAVLSLPDADPYQAEVPFAKIKGHPMAKAAVQTALLDARLRLAGMPLAAHLGAVRDRVPAGVSVGIMDSIPELLDAVEGYLAEGYLRIKLKIQPGWDVAPVRAVRERFGDILLQVDANTAYTLADARHLAKLDPFDLLLMEQPLPEDDIRGHAELARQVRTPICLDESITSARAAADAIALGATSVVNIKPGRVGGYLEARRVHDVCAANGVPVWVGGMLETGLGRAANVALAALPGCVLPGDTSASDRYFSRDITAPFVLADGHLPVPTAPGIGVDPDPATLAEVTTATEWLGR; this is encoded by the coding sequence ATGAAGGTGACCGGGTTCGAGCTGCGCCGCATCGCGATGCCGCTGGTCAGTCCGTTCCGGACGTCGTTCGGGGTGGAGCGGGACCGCGACGTGCTGCTGGTGCGCGCGGTCACCGAGGAGGGGGCCGAGGGCTGGGGCGAGTGCGTGGCCATGTCCGCGCCGCTGTACTCCAGCGAGTACGTCGACGCGGCCGCCGAGGTGGTGCGCCGCTACCTGGTCCCGGCGGTGCTGAGCCTGCCCGACGCCGACCCGTACCAGGCCGAGGTGCCCTTCGCGAAGATCAAGGGGCACCCGATGGCGAAGGCCGCGGTGCAGACCGCGCTGCTCGACGCCCGGCTGCGGCTGGCCGGCATGCCGCTGGCCGCGCACCTGGGCGCGGTGCGCGACCGGGTCCCCGCGGGTGTCTCCGTCGGCATCATGGACTCGATCCCGGAGCTGCTCGACGCGGTCGAGGGCTACCTCGCCGAGGGCTACCTGCGGATCAAGCTGAAGATCCAGCCCGGCTGGGACGTGGCGCCCGTCCGGGCGGTGCGCGAGCGCTTCGGCGACATTCTGCTCCAGGTCGACGCGAACACCGCGTACACGCTGGCCGACGCCCGGCACCTGGCCAAGCTCGACCCGTTCGACCTGCTGCTGATGGAGCAGCCGCTGCCCGAGGACGACATCCGGGGCCACGCCGAGCTGGCCCGGCAGGTGCGCACCCCGATCTGCCTGGACGAGTCCATCACCAGCGCCCGCGCCGCCGCCGACGCGATCGCGCTCGGGGCCACGTCCGTCGTCAACATCAAGCCCGGCCGGGTCGGCGGCTACCTGGAGGCCCGCCGCGTACACGACGTCTGCGCCGCCAACGGCGTACCCGTCTGGGTCGGCGGCATGCTGGAGACCGGCCTCGGCCGCGCCGCCAACGTCGCCCTCGCCGCGCTGCCCGGCTGCGTCCTGCCCGGCGACACCTCCGCCTCGGACCGCTACTTCTCCCGCGACATCACCGCCCCCTTCGTCCTCGCCGACGGCCACCTCCCCGTCCCCACCGCCCCCGGCATCGGCGTCGACCCCGACCCCGCCACCCTCGCCGAGGTCACCACCGCCACCGAATGGCTTGGCAGATAA